The Dokdonia donghaensis DSW-1 DNA window TTTCTGGTGACATATTGTAGTGAAGACCATTCCAGATACGGTTACCTACACCTGTAGGGATAAACCAGATTGTTTCGTCATCAAGTTCTTCTCTGAAAATATCAAAATATCCATCTTCAAGACCATAAGCTTCTGCCTGTATTTGGTCTACAAGTGATACTACTTGGTTCATATCTGCACTATCTGCAGTTTCATTACCTAAGTATATATGCTTGTTAAGAAGCACTTTTGCAAGAAGGTATCTTGCTGCCGCTTTAGTAGCTCTAGAGTTACCTGATCCAGGTCCACCAGCTGGAAGATCTGTAATTGCAGCGTTAAGGTCAGAAACGATTTGATCTACAGCTTCTGCGCCAGTTAAAACAACAGGGTTAACAGATAGATTTTCTTCTGGATCTCTTACTGGGATCTGTCCAAAGTTATCAAGAATCACCCACATACCTAATGCTCTTAAAAAGTAAGCATCTGCTTTGTTCTGAGTAGACGAGTTAGTTAGACTTGATAGTACTTGCGCAGATTGGAAATGTAATGAGTTCCACTGTACGAATGTATTAAGAATGAACGTGTGAGTTGTTAACCAGTTGTGCTGGTGTAACTGTCTCCATATACCATTATCACCCCAGTCAGATCCACGCGTTGGTATTAAAGCCGCATCAGTAGTTACTTCAGATAAAGCAAATAAGTTTGCTTGGTCTCCTATGTAACCATTAAGGGATCCGTACATATTGTCTATGAAAGAATCTGGATCTGTAACACCAGCAAAACTAGCGTCTGTTACAATACCTGCTTCGTTTCCTTCAATTTCGAGATCGGTACAGCCTACAGCGAGTGCTGCCACCGCAAAGATGCCCACAATATTGCGAACCATCTTTGATAAATTTTTGTTGTGTTTCATAATTCTTCTTTTTTTTTATTTAAAATCTTGCATTTACACCAAGTGTGAATGTACGGGCTCTAGGGTAAGAAGCGTAGTCGATACCCGCAGTAGGAATCGCAGAAGCATTAAGAGAACCAGTGTTTTGGCTTATTTCTGGGTCAAGACCACTGTAATCTGTAATTAAGAATAAATTTTGTCCAGTAAGGCTTAAACGTAAAGAATCAAACATCCCTTCACCGCTTAATGGCCAGTTATATCCTATAGAAGCACTTTGCATTCTAATAAAATCTCCTTTCTCAAGGAATCTTGTAGATACAGCAACTGTAGAGTTTGCATTCTCATTGCTAGCCACTACATCTTGAGTTACGTTACCACCAATAGAAAGAGCAGACTTTGTAAAGAAAGCATTTGCAGTACCGTTGTATACAGAGAATCCAAACTGACCGCTAAAGTATGTAGCGATGTCAAAGTTCTTATAACGTGCATTAAGAGATAAACCTGAAGTTACTTTAGGAACAGCGTTCTCTCCCACGAAGAATTTGTCAGAATCTGGATCACCTACACCGTCACCGTTAAAGTCTCTATATGTTGGGTTACCATCTCCGTCAAATCCTGTAAACTCAGCCATAAAGAATGAGAATAATGGTTGACCAGCTTCAAGTTGTTGTGCAAATGCACCAGTAAGTCCATTACCACGTATTGCTCCAGTTGGGATGCTTAGTGGTGTGTCTTGTACTTCGTTTTTGTTATACGCGATGTTGAAGCTAGCTCCAAATCCAAAATCATCCGTATCAAAGAAATCATAGTTTAATGATAATTCAACCCCTTGGTTAAGTACAACACCATCTTTTAAGTTTTGGAAAACTGTTCCTCCGCTTCCTGCAGGTGCAGCAACATCTTGATTAAGTAATAAATCGCGAGTTTCTTTACGGTATACGTTTACAGAACCGTTAAGACGATCATCATTAAATCCAAAATCAAGACCTACGTTAAAGTCTGTTGTTTCTTCCCACTTAAGGTCAGGGTTAGTAAATGCTCCGTCAATAAAAGTTCCAGGAACTCCTCCTGCTAGCACATTAAGGTTGTTGTCAATTCCTGCTCCTGCAGCTCTCTCGATCTGTAAGAACTGTCCAAAACCAAGACCATCTTGTGATCCTACAATACCAGCACCTAGTCTAAGTTTTAATGTAGAAATATTATCTCCTACAAAATCTTCTTCAGATATCTTCCAAGCAAATGCTCCAGAAGGGAAATAACCATAACGCTCATTATCACCAAAACGTGAAGAACCATCTGCTCTAAAAGTACCAGTAAATAAGTACTTATCTGCAATTGTATAGTTAGCTCTTACAAAGTAAGATTGTAACTCATCTACAGAGTCAAAGATACCAGCTGTATAAGCAGGTAATAAACGTGTAAAGTTTGTAGGTAATTCAAGACCAGTTTGAACCTCTGGAGTTAACCTTGTTAAATACGTACCATCTGCACCGTATCCAAATACAGCATATCCTCCATCAAGTACATCATCTATTAATCCAAACTGACGACTTAAAGCGTCTCTAGTTTGCTCTAATGTTTGAGATCCAAAACCAGCAGCATTTGAGAAATAACCGCTATTGTCAAACTCTTGGTAAGAATAACCAGCTAAAAGATCTAAAGATGAGTTTCCAAAGTCTTTATTGTAGTTAAGTGTAGCTTCAAGTAGTGAGTTTTTATTTTCAGTCTCTGTAAAACCTCCACGACCTATTCCAGAAGTGTTAGGTAGACCTACTATGCTAGAAGAGTAAATTGCGCTACCCTCTGCATCTGTCTTGTCATATCCTACAGTTACTTTTGCGCTAAACTCGTCTGTAAATGAATAATCTGCAGAGATATTTGCTAGTAATCTTTTACTATTTGTTCTACCCTCAAAGTACTGAAGTAAACTTGCTGGGTTAAGTACACCTCCACCTGGATTAAAATCTGGATCAGAAGGGAAAGTAGGGTTACCTCTTAGTGCAGCACCTATTAAATCTCCTGTAGAACCAGCAGTACCATCTAGTGCAGGGTTCTCTCTGTTAATACGAGAGATACTACCTTGACCAGTAATTAAAAGTTTATCATTAAGTAAACGCTGTGAGAAGTTTAATCTACCTGCGATGCGCTCAAGGCTTGAGTTTTCAATCACACCGTTGTTGTTTCCGTATCCAAAAGATGCACGTAAGTTACCACCAGTGTAACTCTTAGAGTAACTTAAGTCAGTCTGTCTTGAGAAAGCATTACGAGTAATGTAATCTTGCCAGTCTGTGTTACCACCTTCTACAAGAGGAGTAGCTCCTATTGCATCTGTAGCATCAAGAAATTGCTGTCTGTTAAGTAGGTCATAACTACTTTGTGGCTTTGCAGAACTTACAGAAGAAGTTAGTTCCCAAACACCTTTAGACGCTCCACGTCCAGCTTTAGTTTGTATAATGATTACACCGTTTGCTCCTCTTGATCCGTAAATCGCTGTAGCAGATGCATCTTTAAGTATAGAGATACTTTCAATATCGTTAGGGTTAATAAAACTTAGCGGGTTACCACCAGTAGCACCACCTTGAACACCAGCTCCAACACCTACAGTAGGGGCTCCTCCACCAGAAAGTGGCACACCGTCTACTACAAACAATGGGTCGTTACCAGAACGTATAGAGTTGTTACCACGTATACGTATAGCAATACCTGCACCCGGCTCACCAGAAGATTCTGAGATTTGTACACCGGCAGTTTTACCTTGTATAAGTTGCTCTGGAGATTGAATAACCCCTTGGTTAAAATCTTCAGACCCTACGTTGTCTACAGATCCTGTAGCATCTTTAATAGTAGTAGAACCGTACCCTATAAGTACAACTTCGTCTAGTGCGTTATCTGTTGCCAAAGAAACATTTACAACACTTCTACCTCCTACAGCTACTTCTTGAGTAGCAAATCCCACATAGCTAAATACTAGGGTAGCATCGCTAGGAACATTGTTAAGACTGTAGTTACCGTCAAAATCGGTTGTAACACCATTTGAGGTACCTTTTACAATTACGTTTGCTCCCGGTAGCGGGCCATTTTCTTCAGTAACTGTACCTGTTACTGTTTGGGCTTGGGCAATCCCTACAAAGAGAATTGCGACAAACAAGAGCATACTTTTAAGTATTACTTTCTTCATAAGAATCTTGTTTAAAAATTAGTTTGCTTAGTTTTTTTATGAGTAATTACCTCATTTTAAAAGCTAAAAATATGTAAATTTTATGTTAAGACCATACACATTGCCCGATAAAGTTACGAAAACGATTTCGTGTGAACAAACCCATTTTAGTAGGAATTCAGTAAAAAATGGTAGTCAAAATTCGTGTTTTCGC harbors:
- a CDS encoding RagB/SusD family nutrient uptake outer membrane protein — protein: MKHNKNLSKMVRNIVGIFAVAALAVGCTDLEIEGNEAGIVTDASFAGVTDPDSFIDNMYGSLNGYIGDQANLFALSEVTTDAALIPTRGSDWGDNGIWRQLHQHNWLTTHTFILNTFVQWNSLHFQSAQVLSSLTNSSTQNKADAYFLRALGMWVILDNFGQIPVRDPEENLSVNPVVLTGAEAVDQIVSDLNAAITDLPAGGPGSGNSRATKAAARYLLAKVLLNKHIYLGNETADSADMNQVVSLVDQIQAEAYGLEDGYFDIFREELDDETIWFIPTGVGNRIWNGLHYNMSPEIAGGGWNGFSTLASYYDLFEGDPNNNEPGNGQEERRGFVPTSGLTLAEFPEGTDGNDNGIADGTSIGFGFLIGQQYADDGTPLQDRAGNPLFFTRDFTDADGNISLINNNEVTGIRVQKYAARYGGFTPHEIFFRYSDAHMMKAEAIFRSGGDATPLVNELRLLRGATALGSVTAQDIIDERGREFYAEFWRRNDLIRFGQFTSDWQLKDPAAVGNTDKNLFPIPASQLILNPNLTQNPGY
- a CDS encoding SusC/RagA family TonB-linked outer membrane protein encodes the protein MKKVILKSMLLFVAILFVGIAQAQTVTGTVTEENGPLPGANVIVKGTSNGVTTDFDGNYSLNNVPSDATLVFSYVGFATQEVAVGGRSVVNVSLATDNALDEVVLIGYGSTTIKDATGSVDNVGSEDFNQGVIQSPEQLIQGKTAGVQISESSGEPGAGIAIRIRGNNSIRSGNDPLFVVDGVPLSGGGAPTVGVGAGVQGGATGGNPLSFINPNDIESISILKDASATAIYGSRGANGVIIIQTKAGRGASKGVWELTSSVSSAKPQSSYDLLNRQQFLDATDAIGATPLVEGGNTDWQDYITRNAFSRQTDLSYSKSYTGGNLRASFGYGNNNGVIENSSLERIAGRLNFSQRLLNDKLLITGQGSISRINRENPALDGTAGSTGDLIGAALRGNPTFPSDPDFNPGGGVLNPASLLQYFEGRTNSKRLLANISADYSFTDEFSAKVTVGYDKTDAEGSAIYSSSIVGLPNTSGIGRGGFTETENKNSLLEATLNYNKDFGNSSLDLLAGYSYQEFDNSGYFSNAAGFGSQTLEQTRDALSRQFGLIDDVLDGGYAVFGYGADGTYLTRLTPEVQTGLELPTNFTRLLPAYTAGIFDSVDELQSYFVRANYTIADKYLFTGTFRADGSSRFGDNERYGYFPSGAFAWKISEEDFVGDNISTLKLRLGAGIVGSQDGLGFGQFLQIERAAGAGIDNNLNVLAGGVPGTFIDGAFTNPDLKWEETTDFNVGLDFGFNDDRLNGSVNVYRKETRDLLLNQDVAAPAGSGGTVFQNLKDGVVLNQGVELSLNYDFFDTDDFGFGASFNIAYNKNEVQDTPLSIPTGAIRGNGLTGAFAQQLEAGQPLFSFFMAEFTGFDGDGNPTYRDFNGDGVGDPDSDKFFVGENAVPKVTSGLSLNARYKNFDIATYFSGQFGFSVYNGTANAFFTKSALSIGGNVTQDVVASNENANSTVAVSTRFLEKGDFIRMQSASIGYNWPLSGEGMFDSLRLSLTGQNLFLITDYSGLDPEISQNTGSLNASAIPTAGIDYASYPRARTFTLGVNARF